Proteins encoded in a region of the Carassius gibelio isolate Cgi1373 ecotype wild population from Czech Republic chromosome B5, carGib1.2-hapl.c, whole genome shotgun sequence genome:
- the LOC127958814 gene encoding uncharacterized protein LOC127958814 isoform X1, with product MQTVHTAMVYWILLGFIGIIGSLTGVSSITVVLNQRASLPCCSGEEVVWRKTVPIEATVAECLKQKCIVKDPFQERFAVKSEKNHSLFLNPAKYNDLGQYECSCDGFIKLIKLDVVVPMNMTVEELGNVTLPCYADTQSGVRDVTWLHNEQKALHYTTDRASIPGLGYEERVSLTEDGFRDGDVSLTITGVHQTDAGLYRCFVQDETDRGYPHAYILHVIEKLTGAGEDQNEGTCEEKLTCIGLIFSFLLFICFLLLLLFRCKKAASLTLESPESKSVQKSVQKQSTHPFLLKKTLV from the exons ATGCAAACAG TGCATACAGCCATGGTTTACTGGATTCTTCTTGGATTTATTGGAATAATTGGATCTCTAACTG gTGTTTCTTCCATTACTGTGGTGCTGAATCAGCGAGCATCACTTCCCTGCTGCAGCGGTGAAGAAGTCGTGTGGAGGAAGACCGTACCCATAGAAGCAACTGTTGCTGAATGCCTAAAGCAGAAATGCATCGTAAAAGACCCTTTTCAAGAAAGATTTGCAGTCAAGAGTGAAAAAAACCACTCTCTATTTCTCAACCCAGCTAAATACAATGACCTGGGGCAATACGAGTGCAGCTGTGATGGCTTTATCAAGCTAATTAAACTGGATGTTGTAG TTCCTATGAACATGACGGTTGAGGAGCTGGGAAACGTCACTCTTCCGTGTTATGCGGATACTCAAAGCGGTGTCAGGGATGTGACGTGGCTACATAATGAACAAAAAGCTCTGCACTACACCACAGACAGAGCCTCGATCCCAGGCCTGGGCTATGAGGAGAGAGTATCTCTGACAGAGGACGGGTTCAGAGACGGTGATGTGTCTCTGACCATCACTGGTGTCCATCAGACAGACGCAGGATTATACCGCTGCTTCGTTCAGGACGAGACGGATCGAGGATACCCACACGCTTACATACTGCATGTGATCG AGAAGCTCACCGGCGCAGGAGAAGACCAAAATGAGGGCACCTGTGAAGAAAAACTAACTTGCATTGGTCTGATCTTTTCTTTCCTACTCTTCAtttgctttcttcttcttcttcttttccgcTGTAAGAAGGCAGCATCACTCACATTGGAATCTCCAGAGAGCAAGTCTGTACAGAAGAGTGTCCAAAAGCAATCAACTCACCCTTTTCTTCTGAAGAAGACACTTGTATGA
- the LOC127958814 gene encoding uncharacterized protein LOC127958814 isoform X12, producing the protein MQTVHTAMVYWILLGFIGIIGSLTGVSSITVVLNQRASLPCCSGEEVVWRKTVPIEATVAECLKQKCIVKDPFQERFAVKSEKNHSLFLNPAKYNDLGQYECSCDGFIKLIKLDVVVPMNMTVEELGNVTLPCYADTQSGVRDVTWLHNEQKALHYTTDRASIPGLGYEERVSLTEDGFRDGDVSLTITGVHQTDAGLYRCFVQDETDRGYPHAYILHVIEKLTGAGEDQNEGTCEEKLTCIGITHTGNSREFLYRRVSKSNQLTLFF; encoded by the exons ATGCAAACAG TGCATACAGCCATGGTTTACTGGATTCTTCTTGGATTTATTGGAATAATTGGATCTCTAACTG gTGTTTCTTCCATTACTGTGGTGCTGAATCAGCGAGCATCACTTCCCTGCTGCAGCGGTGAAGAAGTCGTGTGGAGGAAGACCGTACCCATAGAAGCAACTGTTGCTGAATGCCTAAAGCAGAAATGCATCGTAAAAGACCCTTTTCAAGAAAGATTTGCAGTCAAGAGTGAAAAAAACCACTCTCTATTTCTCAACCCAGCTAAATACAATGACCTGGGGCAATACGAGTGCAGCTGTGATGGCTTTATCAAGCTAATTAAACTGGATGTTGTAG TTCCTATGAACATGACGGTTGAGGAGCTGGGAAACGTCACTCTTCCGTGTTATGCGGATACTCAAAGCGGTGTCAGGGATGTGACGTGGCTACATAATGAACAAAAAGCTCTGCACTACACCACAGACAGAGCCTCGATCCCAGGCCTGGGCTATGAGGAGAGAGTATCTCTGACAGAGGACGGGTTCAGAGACGGTGATGTGTCTCTGACCATCACTGGTGTCCATCAGACAGACGCAGGATTATACCGCTGCTTCGTTCAGGACGAGACGGATCGAGGATACCCACACGCTTACATACTGCATGTGATCG AGAAGCTCACCGGCGCAGGAGAAGACCAAAATGAGGGCACCTGTGAAGAAAAACTAACTTGCATTG
- the LOC127958814 gene encoding uncharacterized protein LOC127958814 isoform X11, whose product MQTVHTAMVYWILLGFIGIIGSLTGVSSITVVLNQRASLPCCSGEEVVWRKTVPIEATVAECLKQKCIVKDPFQERFAVKSEKNHSLFLNPAKYNDLGQYECSCDGFIKLIKLDVVVPMNMTVEELGNVTLPCYADTQSGVRDVTWLHNEQKALHYTTDRASIPGLGYEERVSLTEDGFRDGDVSLTITGVHQTDAGLYRCFVQDETDRGYPHAYILHVIEKLTGAGEDQNEGTCEEKLTCIEGITHTGNSREFLYRRVSKSNQLTLFF is encoded by the exons ATGCAAACAG TGCATACAGCCATGGTTTACTGGATTCTTCTTGGATTTATTGGAATAATTGGATCTCTAACTG gTGTTTCTTCCATTACTGTGGTGCTGAATCAGCGAGCATCACTTCCCTGCTGCAGCGGTGAAGAAGTCGTGTGGAGGAAGACCGTACCCATAGAAGCAACTGTTGCTGAATGCCTAAAGCAGAAATGCATCGTAAAAGACCCTTTTCAAGAAAGATTTGCAGTCAAGAGTGAAAAAAACCACTCTCTATTTCTCAACCCAGCTAAATACAATGACCTGGGGCAATACGAGTGCAGCTGTGATGGCTTTATCAAGCTAATTAAACTGGATGTTGTAG TTCCTATGAACATGACGGTTGAGGAGCTGGGAAACGTCACTCTTCCGTGTTATGCGGATACTCAAAGCGGTGTCAGGGATGTGACGTGGCTACATAATGAACAAAAAGCTCTGCACTACACCACAGACAGAGCCTCGATCCCAGGCCTGGGCTATGAGGAGAGAGTATCTCTGACAGAGGACGGGTTCAGAGACGGTGATGTGTCTCTGACCATCACTGGTGTCCATCAGACAGACGCAGGATTATACCGCTGCTTCGTTCAGGACGAGACGGATCGAGGATACCCACACGCTTACATACTGCATGTGATCG AGAAGCTCACCGGCGCAGGAGAAGACCAAAATGAGGGCACCTGTGAAGAAAAACTAACTTGCATTG
- the LOC127958814 gene encoding uncharacterized protein LOC127958814 isoform X15 — MQTVHTAMVYWILLGFIGIIGSLTGVSSITVVLNQRASLPCCSGEEVVWRKTVPIEATVAECLKQKCIVKDPFQERFAVKSEKNHSLFLNPAKYNDLGQYECSCDGFIKLIKLDVVVPMNMTVEELGNVTLPCYADTQSGVRDVTWLHNEQKALHYTTDRASIPGLGYEERVSLTEDGFRDGDVSLTITGVHQTDAGLYRCFVQDETDRGYPHAYILHVIDITPSGNSR, encoded by the exons ATGCAAACAG TGCATACAGCCATGGTTTACTGGATTCTTCTTGGATTTATTGGAATAATTGGATCTCTAACTG gTGTTTCTTCCATTACTGTGGTGCTGAATCAGCGAGCATCACTTCCCTGCTGCAGCGGTGAAGAAGTCGTGTGGAGGAAGACCGTACCCATAGAAGCAACTGTTGCTGAATGCCTAAAGCAGAAATGCATCGTAAAAGACCCTTTTCAAGAAAGATTTGCAGTCAAGAGTGAAAAAAACCACTCTCTATTTCTCAACCCAGCTAAATACAATGACCTGGGGCAATACGAGTGCAGCTGTGATGGCTTTATCAAGCTAATTAAACTGGATGTTGTAG TTCCTATGAACATGACGGTTGAGGAGCTGGGAAACGTCACTCTTCCGTGTTATGCGGATACTCAAAGCGGTGTCAGGGATGTGACGTGGCTACATAATGAACAAAAAGCTCTGCACTACACCACAGACAGAGCCTCGATCCCAGGCCTGGGCTATGAGGAGAGAGTATCTCTGACAGAGGACGGGTTCAGAGACGGTGATGTGTCTCTGACCATCACTGGTGTCCATCAGACAGACGCAGGATTATACCGCTGCTTCGTTCAGGACGAGACGGATCGAGGATACCCACACGCTTACATACTGCATGTGATCG